In Nocardioides sp. InS609-2, a single genomic region encodes these proteins:
- a CDS encoding GNAT family N-acetyltransferase → MPVIELVLPDLRYANSWIAAVREFAATTMHGSGLWDLAVDDATVETLADRIPGLLAQSDHATELPEGRVHSDYWWMVDGTAFVGYLAIRHDLTEFLLNEGGHIGYGVRPSRRREGHATRALELALVRAREIGLDRVLLTCDEDNTPSLRTIERNGGVLEDIRNGTRRYWISLA, encoded by the coding sequence GTGCCCGTGATCGAGCTGGTCCTGCCGGACCTCCGGTACGCCAACTCGTGGATCGCCGCGGTGCGCGAGTTCGCCGCCACGACGATGCACGGCAGCGGCCTGTGGGACCTCGCCGTCGACGACGCGACGGTGGAGACCCTCGCGGACCGCATCCCCGGTCTCCTCGCCCAGTCCGACCACGCGACCGAGCTGCCAGAGGGGCGGGTCCACAGCGACTACTGGTGGATGGTCGACGGGACTGCGTTCGTGGGCTATCTCGCGATTCGCCACGACCTCACCGAGTTCCTTCTCAACGAAGGTGGCCACATCGGCTACGGCGTACGCCCCTCGCGTCGTCGCGAAGGCCACGCCACCCGCGCTCTCGAGCTGGCCCTCGTGCGCGCCCGTGAGATCGGCCTCGACCGCGTGCTGCTCACGTGCGACGAGGACAACACCCCCTCGCTCCGCACCATCGAGCGCAACGGCGGGGTCCTGGAGGACATCCGCAACGGCACGCGTCGTTACTGGATCTCCCTGGCCTGA
- a CDS encoding NAD(P)/FAD-dependent oxidoreductase: protein MSDKKTPDRHRVVVIGSGFGGLFGAKALRRADVDVTMLAKTTHHLFQPLLYQVATGILSEGEIAPPTREVLSGQDNARVLLGTVTGIDLSSRTITSHVLGRETETSYDSLIVAAGAAQSYFGNDHFAEHAPGMKSIDDALELRGRIFGAFEMAELGANRGDNVDHLLTFVVVGAGPTGVEMAGQIAELAHRTLRKDFRLINSRQARVILVDAAGQVLPPFGARLGEVTKRELEKLGVEVILGAMVTDVDERGIEIKYKNGTTESIRTVTKIWAAGVQASPLGKTLAEQSGAHLDRAGRIGVNPDLTLPGHPEVFVVGDMIALDNLPGVAQVAIQGAKYAAKTIDGRLKGKAPQEPFKYFDKGSMAIISRFNAVAMVGKLRLTGIVAWFMWLLVHLVYITGFKNRITAILHWFISFLGRGRSERTSTEQQIFGRAALNRLKRGATDLVSEPGAYDAARDLLETSRRAELEAQAIEEARLTDAGERGAAVR, encoded by the coding sequence ATGTCCGACAAGAAGACTCCCGACCGTCACCGTGTAGTAGTGATCGGCTCCGGTTTCGGTGGCCTGTTCGGGGCGAAGGCGCTGCGCCGCGCCGACGTCGACGTCACGATGCTCGCGAAGACCACCCACCACCTCTTCCAGCCACTGCTCTACCAGGTGGCGACCGGCATCCTGTCCGAGGGCGAGATCGCGCCGCCGACGCGTGAGGTGCTCAGCGGGCAGGACAACGCCCGGGTGCTCCTCGGCACGGTCACCGGTATCGACCTCTCATCACGCACGATCACCTCGCACGTGCTCGGCCGCGAGACGGAGACGTCGTACGACTCGCTGATCGTGGCCGCTGGCGCCGCCCAGTCCTACTTCGGCAACGACCACTTCGCCGAGCACGCGCCGGGCATGAAGAGCATCGACGACGCTCTCGAGCTGCGCGGCCGGATCTTCGGCGCCTTCGAGATGGCTGAGCTCGGTGCCAACCGCGGCGACAACGTCGACCACCTGTTGACCTTCGTGGTCGTGGGTGCCGGTCCGACCGGTGTCGAGATGGCCGGCCAGATCGCCGAGCTCGCGCACCGCACGCTCCGCAAGGACTTCCGCCTCATCAACTCCCGCCAGGCCCGCGTCATCCTCGTCGACGCCGCGGGCCAGGTGCTGCCGCCGTTCGGCGCGCGGCTGGGAGAGGTGACCAAGCGGGAGCTCGAGAAGCTCGGTGTCGAGGTCATCCTCGGCGCGATGGTCACCGACGTCGACGAGCGCGGCATCGAGATCAAGTACAAGAACGGCACCACCGAGAGCATCAGGACGGTCACCAAGATCTGGGCCGCCGGTGTGCAGGCGTCGCCGCTCGGCAAGACCCTCGCCGAGCAGTCCGGTGCCCATCTCGACCGCGCCGGCCGCATCGGCGTGAATCCCGACCTGACACTGCCCGGCCACCCCGAGGTGTTCGTGGTCGGCGACATGATCGCCCTCGACAACCTCCCCGGTGTCGCGCAGGTCGCGATCCAGGGCGCGAAGTACGCCGCGAAGACGATCGACGGCCGCCTCAAGGGCAAGGCTCCGCAGGAGCCGTTCAAGTACTTCGACAAGGGCTCGATGGCGATCATCAGCCGCTTCAACGCGGTCGCGATGGTCGGCAAGCTGCGCCTCACCGGCATCGTCGCGTGGTTCATGTGGCTGCTCGTGCACCTCGTCTACATCACCGGGTTCAAGAACCGCATCACGGCGATCCTGCACTGGTTCATCTCGTTCCTCGGCCGGGGTCGCTCCGAGCGCACCTCCACCGAGCAGCAGATCTTCGGCCGGGCTGCACTCAACCGGCTCAAGCGCGGGGCGACCGATCTCGTCTCCGAGCCCGGAGCGTACGACGCAGCGCGCGACCTGCTCGAGACCTCGCGGCGTGCGGAGCTCGAGGCTCAGGCGATCGAGGAAGCGCGACTCACCGACGCCGGCGAGCGCGGCGCAGCGGTCCGCTGA
- a CDS encoding ATP-binding protein, giving the protein MPLDKQALPLDAEPSAVADARRWVVEVCHELEREDLIECAELGVSELVTNAVLHGQPPLWVRVRGTQEHPRIEVADASPTQPEAPQPAFYDEDSEEGFLATFGRGLSIVAMSSVTWGASMEADGKVVWFEPAAEMHEDAYREGVIDVRTDEPQWSSPADAVEVQLLGVDVKLFIGTRNQYSDLRRELRLLSLAHEADYPLARDLSTMFITFERQIPPGADKQIAAQQRRGATRVDLTVETTQSAATIFTTMLEMFDLADAFCRAERLLSTARTASQREFQMWFLGEFIRQAAGEAPTPWSARPSSAGHRVS; this is encoded by the coding sequence GTGCCGCTCGACAAGCAAGCGCTGCCGCTCGACGCGGAGCCCAGCGCCGTCGCCGACGCGCGACGTTGGGTGGTCGAGGTGTGCCACGAGCTCGAGCGCGAAGACCTGATCGAGTGTGCCGAGCTCGGCGTCTCCGAGCTGGTCACCAACGCCGTGCTGCACGGCCAGCCCCCACTCTGGGTGCGGGTGCGCGGCACCCAGGAGCATCCCCGCATCGAGGTCGCCGACGCGTCCCCGACGCAGCCCGAGGCGCCGCAGCCCGCCTTCTACGACGAGGACTCCGAGGAAGGCTTCCTGGCGACGTTCGGGCGCGGCCTGTCGATCGTGGCCATGTCATCGGTGACCTGGGGCGCCTCGATGGAGGCCGACGGCAAGGTCGTGTGGTTCGAGCCCGCTGCCGAGATGCACGAGGACGCCTATCGCGAGGGCGTCATCGACGTACGCACCGACGAGCCTCAGTGGAGCTCACCCGCCGACGCCGTCGAGGTCCAGCTGCTCGGCGTCGACGTGAAGCTCTTCATCGGCACCCGCAACCAGTACAGCGACCTGCGCCGCGAGCTGCGGCTGCTCTCGCTCGCCCACGAGGCCGACTACCCGCTGGCGCGCGACCTGTCGACGATGTTCATCACCTTCGAACGACAGATCCCGCCCGGCGCCGACAAGCAGATCGCCGCCCAGCAACGCCGCGGGGCCACGCGCGTCGACCTCACTGTCGAGACCACGCAGTCGGCAGCGACCATCTTCACGACGATGCTCGAGATGTTCGACCTGGCCGATGCGTTCTGCCGCGCCGAGCGACTGCTCTCCACCGCTCGAACGGCCAGCCAGCGCGAGTTCCAGATGTGGTTCCTCGGCGAGTTCATCCGCCAGGCCGCCGGCGAGGCGCCGACGCCGTGGTCGGCGCGGCCGAGCTCCGCCGGGCACCGGGTGTCGTGA
- a CDS encoding CrcB family protein — MTRSPLRAAALAAVAAGGALGAVLRWAATYAVPDGSGFPWTTFAINVAGSLALALLPAAAVIRRRHLLTLALGPGLLGGFTTFSAYAGQGRGLLGDGRPGPALAYLLGTVAACLVAVHVGRRLTTGPVADDEVDP; from the coding sequence GTGACCCGATCTCCCCTGCGCGCCGCGGCGTTGGCCGCGGTGGCAGCAGGTGGCGCACTGGGTGCGGTGCTCCGCTGGGCCGCGACGTACGCCGTGCCCGACGGCTCCGGCTTTCCCTGGACCACGTTCGCGATCAACGTGGCCGGCTCGCTGGCGCTGGCGCTGCTGCCCGCCGCCGCCGTGATCCGTCGACGGCACCTGCTGACGCTGGCCCTCGGCCCAGGTCTGCTCGGCGGGTTCACGACGTTCTCCGCGTACGCCGGGCAGGGGCGCGGTCTGCTCGGTGACGGTCGCCCCGGGCCGGCCCTCGCCTACCTGCTCGGCACCGTCGCGGCCTGCCTGGTCGCCGTACACGTGGGTCGGCGGCTCACGACCGGGCCCGTTGCCGATGACGAGGTCGACCCATGA
- a CDS encoding CrcB family protein — MIVLLVALGAAVGAPARYAISHLLDDELPVGTLLVNVLGSTLLGFLSAVAPGEHALALLGVGLCGGFTTWSSLAVQTHDRGWSAGSRYLVLTLALAMAGCTIGFVVGTQA; from the coding sequence ATGATCGTGCTGCTCGTGGCGCTCGGGGCGGCGGTCGGGGCGCCCGCGCGCTACGCGATCTCGCACCTGCTCGACGACGAGCTGCCGGTCGGCACGCTGCTCGTCAACGTGCTCGGCTCGACACTGCTCGGCTTCCTGTCGGCAGTCGCGCCCGGCGAGCACGCCCTGGCCCTGTTGGGCGTCGGCCTCTGCGGGGGCTTCACGACGTGGTCTTCGCTGGCCGTGCAGACGCATGACAGGGGGTGGTCGGCGGGGAGCCGCTACCTCGTGCTCACGCTCGCACTGGCGATGGCCGGCTGCACCATCGGCTTCGTGGTGGGCACTCAGGCGTAG
- a CDS encoding metallopeptidase family protein — MPVDVPPEEFETIVDRALDEIPDELAVLIHNVVVLVEDEPPAADPGLLGCYDGVALTERASNHAFELPDRILIFRGPLSRMCESADELVDEVRITVVHEIAHHFGIDDDRLHDLGYA; from the coding sequence ATGCCGGTCGACGTACCTCCTGAAGAGTTCGAGACGATCGTCGACCGTGCGCTCGACGAGATCCCCGACGAGCTGGCCGTGCTGATCCACAACGTCGTGGTGCTCGTCGAGGACGAGCCGCCAGCCGCCGACCCCGGGCTGCTGGGCTGCTACGACGGTGTCGCGCTCACCGAGCGGGCAAGCAACCACGCGTTCGAGCTGCCCGACCGGATCCTGATCTTCCGTGGTCCACTCTCGCGGATGTGCGAGTCCGCGGACGAGCTCGTCGACGAGGTGCGGATCACCGTGGTGCACGAGATCGCTCACCACTTCGGCATCGACGACGACCGTCTCCACGACCTCGGCTACGCCTGA
- a CDS encoding acetyl-CoA carboxylase carboxyltransferase subunit alpha/beta: MTATARELLGLVLDDGSFESWDELIDISGHPETYRATLERAAEKAGTDESVITGRGLMHGRPVAVVANEFGFLAGSIGRAAADRITAAVRRATAEGLPVLATTASGGTRMQEGTPAFVQMIEISRALMAHRSAGLPYLVYLRNPTMGGVFASWGSLAHVTVAEPGALVGFLGPKVYEALNGEPFPSDVQTAENLAARGVIDAVVAAEDLPELVDRALAVLVDAPDEPTLPRRTGEVGDEGSAWEAIQRTRAEGRVSVRDLLRRAGSRTLRLAGTDEGERDETLIVALTRLDGQPCVIVGQDRTRQTPETPMGPGALREARRGMRLAEELRLPLVTVIDTPGAALSQHAEERAIAGEIARCIAELVTMTVPTLAVVLGQGCGGGALALLPGQTVIAAENAWLSPLPPEGASAIVHRGDTSHAAEMSEQQEVRAVDLYRSGTVHHVVPEVEGESAEQLALAVAAECAVRLHEMTTAAGPRGA, from the coding sequence GTGACGGCGACCGCTCGTGAGCTGCTCGGGCTGGTGCTCGACGACGGCTCCTTCGAGTCATGGGACGAGCTGATCGACATCAGCGGGCACCCGGAGACCTACCGCGCGACGCTCGAGCGCGCCGCCGAGAAGGCCGGCACCGACGAGTCGGTGATCACCGGGCGCGGGCTGATGCACGGCCGTCCGGTTGCCGTGGTGGCCAACGAGTTCGGCTTCCTCGCCGGCTCGATCGGTCGCGCCGCCGCCGACCGCATCACCGCCGCTGTACGACGCGCCACGGCCGAAGGTCTGCCGGTGCTGGCCACCACGGCCTCGGGTGGCACCCGCATGCAGGAGGGCACGCCGGCCTTCGTACAGATGATCGAGATATCCCGGGCCCTGATGGCCCACCGGTCGGCCGGCCTGCCGTACCTCGTCTACCTCCGCAACCCCACGATGGGTGGCGTCTTCGCCTCCTGGGGCTCGCTCGCGCACGTCACCGTCGCCGAGCCCGGGGCGCTGGTGGGCTTCCTCGGTCCGAAGGTCTACGAGGCGCTCAACGGCGAGCCGTTCCCGAGCGACGTGCAGACCGCCGAGAACCTTGCTGCGCGTGGGGTCATCGATGCCGTCGTGGCCGCCGAGGACCTGCCAGAGCTCGTAGACCGGGCGCTTGCGGTGCTGGTCGACGCCCCCGATGAGCCGACGCTGCCGCGTCGTACGGGCGAGGTCGGTGACGAGGGCTCCGCGTGGGAAGCGATCCAGCGCACGCGGGCCGAGGGTCGTGTGAGCGTGCGCGACCTGTTGCGCCGCGCTGGCTCGCGCACCCTGAGGCTCGCCGGCACTGACGAGGGCGAGCGCGACGAGACGTTGATCGTGGCGCTGACGAGGCTCGACGGCCAGCCCTGTGTCATCGTCGGGCAGGACCGCACTCGCCAGACTCCGGAGACGCCGATGGGCCCCGGTGCCCTGCGTGAGGCGCGGCGCGGGATGCGGCTGGCCGAGGAGCTCCGGCTCCCGCTGGTCACGGTCATCGACACGCCGGGGGCCGCGCTGTCGCAACACGCAGAGGAGCGCGCCATCGCCGGCGAGATCGCCCGCTGTATCGCCGAACTGGTCACTATGACCGTGCCGACGCTGGCCGTCGTACTCGGGCAGGGCTGTGGGGGAGGAGCCTTGGCGCTACTTCCCGGCCAGACCGTCATCGCCGCCGAGAACGCCTGGCTCTCGCCGCTGCCGCCCGAGGGTGCGAGCGCGATCGTGCACCGGGGCGACACCAGCCATGCGGCTGAGATGTCGGAGCAGCAGGAGGTGCGTGCGGTCGACCTCTACCGCTCCGGCACGGTGCACCACGTGGTGCCCGAGGTGGAGGGCGAGTCGGCCGAGCAGCTGGCCCTCGCCGTGGCGGCCGAGTGCGCCGTCCGACTGCACGAGATGACCACGGCGGCAGGGCCTCGGGGAGCCTGA
- a CDS encoding CoA transferase translates to MTGPLSDVLVVDLSRALAGPHATMMLGDLGARVIKVETPSGGDDTRGWGPPFVGEPDARQSTYFLSTNRNKESIALDLKNDDDRALLLRLVDRADVLVENFRTGVLERLGLGIESLQERNPRLVVLSITGFGHDGPEGGRAGYDQIAQGEAGLMSLTGSGPDDPQRVGVPIADLLSGMYGAYGVVAALNERHRTGRGTVVRTSLLASVVGVHAFQGTRWTVAGEVGRAAGNHHPSIAPYGLFRCRDGSVQIALGSESLWRRFCAGFELDPEAEGLATNAERVGARARVIEIIEGAFAEWDSEALLARLAEVGVPAGKVRNLDEVYAWDQTVSQGLLVDVEHSTLGPITLPGPPLRFFAADGDEVTRRDHLAPPVLDQHGGSVRAWLEES, encoded by the coding sequence ATGACCGGTCCGCTCTCCGACGTCCTCGTCGTCGACCTCTCCCGCGCGCTGGCCGGCCCGCACGCCACGATGATGCTGGGCGACCTCGGAGCGCGCGTGATCAAGGTCGAGACGCCCAGCGGCGGCGACGACACCCGTGGCTGGGGACCGCCGTTCGTGGGCGAGCCCGACGCGCGCCAGTCGACGTACTTCCTCTCGACCAACCGCAACAAGGAGTCGATCGCGCTCGACCTCAAGAACGACGACGACCGAGCGCTGCTGCTGCGGCTCGTCGACCGCGCCGACGTGCTGGTCGAGAACTTCCGCACCGGCGTGCTCGAGCGGCTCGGCCTCGGCATCGAGAGCCTGCAGGAGCGCAACCCGCGCCTGGTCGTGCTGTCGATCACCGGCTTCGGCCACGACGGCCCCGAGGGTGGCCGCGCCGGCTACGACCAGATCGCCCAGGGCGAGGCAGGGCTGATGTCGCTGACCGGCTCGGGTCCCGACGACCCCCAGCGCGTCGGCGTACCCATCGCCGACCTGCTCTCCGGCATGTACGGCGCGTACGGCGTCGTCGCGGCGCTGAACGAACGGCATCGCACCGGCAGGGGCACGGTCGTGCGTACGTCGCTGCTGGCCTCGGTCGTGGGCGTGCACGCCTTCCAGGGCACCCGGTGGACCGTGGCCGGCGAGGTCGGCCGGGCGGCGGGCAACCACCACCCGTCGATCGCGCCGTACGGCCTCTTCCGCTGCCGCGACGGCTCGGTGCAGATCGCGCTCGGCAGCGAGAGCCTGTGGCGCCGCTTCTGCGCAGGCTTCGAGCTCGACCCCGAGGCCGAGGGCCTGGCCACCAACGCCGAGCGGGTCGGCGCCCGCGCCCGCGTCATCGAGATCATCGAGGGCGCCTTCGCCGAGTGGGACAGCGAGGCGTTGCTGGCCCGGCTGGCGGAGGTCGGCGTACCCGCCGGCAAGGTGCGCAACCTCGACGAGGTCTACGCGTGGGACCAGACGGTGAGCCAGGGCCTGCTGGTCGACGTCGAGCACAGCACGCTCGGCCCGATCACCCTGCCCGGCCCCCCGCTGCGGTTCTTCGCCGCCGACGGCGACGAGGTCACCCGGCGAGACCACCTGGCTCCGCCGGTGCTCGACCAGCACGGCGGCTCCGTCCGCGCCTGGCTGGAGGAGTCGTGA
- a CDS encoding FCD domain-containing protein, with product MSDAPRPPETGSSREFPVRLMRTRLYEQVAEQITTWISQNGLTTGDRLPPERELASRLGVSRATLSQALVALEVIGVVAVRHGDGTVVTGSPGASRIADAIRAHADRLPEIIETRDALETKIAALAAVRRTDEDLARINDALQVMEEDVGAGGRGVEGDERFHGAVTAAAHSRLLARLMDEIGDLIKESRIESLSQPGRPRDSLAGHRAVADAIAAGDAAGAATAMHEHVEMVSDVAVLRDDQR from the coding sequence ATGTCGGATGCACCACGCCCCCCGGAGACCGGCTCCTCGCGAGAGTTCCCGGTCCGCCTGATGCGCACGCGCCTTTACGAGCAGGTGGCCGAGCAGATCACCACGTGGATCTCCCAGAACGGGCTGACCACGGGCGACCGGCTGCCCCCCGAGCGCGAGCTCGCCTCCCGGCTCGGGGTGAGCCGCGCGACGCTCAGCCAGGCCCTGGTCGCCCTCGAGGTGATCGGCGTCGTGGCCGTCCGCCACGGCGACGGCACCGTGGTGACTGGCTCCCCCGGCGCGTCCCGCATCGCCGACGCGATCCGCGCGCATGCCGACCGGCTGCCCGAGATCATCGAGACCCGCGACGCGCTCGAGACCAAGATCGCCGCGCTGGCCGCCGTACGCCGTACCGACGAGGACCTGGCCCGCATCAATGACGCACTCCAGGTGATGGAGGAAGACGTCGGGGCCGGAGGGCGCGGCGTCGAGGGTGACGAGCGCTTCCACGGGGCCGTCACCGCCGCGGCCCACTCCCGCCTGCTCGCGAGGCTGATGGACGAGATCGGCGACCTGATCAAGGAGTCGCGCATCGAGTCGCTCTCGCAACCCGGGCGGCCACGCGACTCCCTCGCCGGCCACCGTGCCGTTGCCGACGCGATCGCCGCCGGCGACGCGGCGGGCGCCGCGACGGCCATGCACGAGCACGTCGAGATGGTCAGCGACGTGGCCGTCCTGCGCGACGACCAGCGGTGA
- a CDS encoding sulfite exporter TauE/SafE family protein yields the protein MTGLEQLVVLAAGLGAGVLTSTVGVASLLSFPILVAVGLPPVVANASNTMGLTPGALSGSFGYREELGEHPRVTLAVLVTCGSGAVAGAFLLLALPPGVFEAVVPWLILFTCLLVGTQPSISGWVRSRHGGEAPEPRTRMSPVTTFFATLTGVYGGYFGAGSGVMAMAVLGLGLDIEMRILNALKTLAVMAANVVASVIFVFLADVDWRAVVLLAMGSASAATWDRTSVGRSPRRCCACSPCWPVSRPPSSCSSEPFGVFLRPVRPVYGFPRLAR from the coding sequence GTGACCGGCCTGGAGCAGCTGGTCGTCCTCGCTGCGGGGCTGGGCGCCGGGGTGCTCACCTCCACTGTCGGCGTCGCCTCGCTGCTGAGCTTCCCGATCCTGGTCGCCGTCGGCCTGCCTCCCGTCGTCGCCAACGCCTCCAACACGATGGGCCTCACCCCGGGCGCACTCAGCGGCTCCTTCGGCTACCGCGAGGAGCTGGGCGAGCACCCACGCGTCACTCTTGCGGTCCTGGTGACGTGCGGCTCGGGTGCGGTTGCGGGCGCGTTCCTGCTGCTGGCCCTGCCGCCCGGGGTCTTCGAGGCCGTCGTGCCCTGGCTGATCCTCTTCACCTGCCTGCTCGTCGGCACGCAGCCGAGCATCTCCGGCTGGGTACGGTCCCGCCACGGGGGCGAGGCGCCCGAGCCTCGCACCCGGATGTCGCCGGTCACCACGTTCTTCGCCACCCTGACCGGCGTGTACGGCGGCTACTTCGGCGCCGGCTCGGGAGTGATGGCGATGGCCGTGCTGGGGCTCGGACTCGACATCGAGATGCGCATCCTCAACGCCCTCAAGACGCTCGCCGTGATGGCGGCCAACGTGGTGGCCAGCGTGATCTTCGTGTTCCTCGCCGACGTCGACTGGCGGGCGGTCGTGCTGCTCGCGATGGGCTCCGCATCGGCGGCTACGTGGGATCGCACCTCGGTCGGAAGATCCCCGCGACGGTGTTGCGCGTGCTCACCGTGCTGGCCGGTGTCACGGCCGCCGTCATCATGCTCGTCTGAGCCGTTCGGCGTTTTTCTTCGGCCGGTCCGCCCCGTGTATGGTTTCCCCCGCTTGGCCAGGTAG
- a CDS encoding Glu/Leu/Phe/Val dehydrogenase dimerization domain-containing protein, which translates to MSVTASGDVFEQGSEHEQVVFANDPASGLKAIVAIHSTALGPALGGTRFYPYSSTAEAVTDVLNLSRGMSYKNALAGLDLGGGKAVIIGDPRTLKSEALLRAYGRFVQSLNGRYYTACDVGTFSEDMDHIARECSFVTGRTVAHGGAGDSSVLTAYGTYQGMRAAAEVVWGEPTLGGRTVGVAGVGKVGRHLVRHLIEDGATVIVTDVHAPSLDRIRDEYPQVQVVGSTEELVASPLDVYAPCALGGALTDEVVDVLSAKIVCGAANNQLAHPGVEKSLEDRGILYAPDYCVNSGGVIQVADELEGFSFERAEHRATGIFDTTRAVFELARTDSVPPAIAADRLAERRMRDVGRLRGIWLNG; encoded by the coding sequence ATGTCCGTCACCGCGTCCGGAGACGTCTTCGAGCAAGGCAGTGAGCACGAGCAGGTCGTCTTCGCCAACGACCCCGCCAGCGGCCTGAAGGCGATCGTGGCCATCCACTCGACGGCCCTGGGTCCCGCCCTCGGCGGCACCCGGTTCTACCCCTACTCCTCCACGGCCGAGGCGGTCACCGACGTCCTCAACCTCTCGCGCGGGATGTCCTACAAGAACGCGCTCGCCGGACTCGACCTCGGCGGCGGCAAGGCTGTCATCATCGGCGACCCCCGCACCCTCAAGTCCGAGGCGCTGCTGCGTGCCTACGGCCGCTTCGTGCAGTCGCTCAACGGTCGCTACTACACCGCCTGCGACGTCGGCACCTTCAGTGAGGACATGGACCACATCGCCCGCGAGTGCTCCTTCGTCACGGGCCGCACCGTCGCCCACGGCGGCGCGGGCGACAGCTCCGTGCTCACGGCTTATGGCACCTACCAGGGCATGCGCGCCGCCGCAGAGGTCGTCTGGGGCGAGCCCACGCTGGGTGGCCGCACTGTCGGCGTGGCCGGCGTCGGCAAGGTCGGCCGCCACCTGGTGCGGCACCTCATCGAGGACGGCGCCACCGTGATCGTCACCGACGTGCACGCGCCGTCGCTGGACCGGATCCGTGACGAGTACCCGCAGGTGCAGGTCGTCGGCTCCACCGAGGAGCTGGTCGCGAGCCCGCTCGATGTCTATGCGCCCTGCGCACTCGGTGGCGCGCTCACCGACGAGGTCGTCGACGTGCTCAGCGCGAAGATCGTCTGCGGCGCCGCCAACAACCAGCTCGCGCACCCCGGCGTCGAGAAGTCACTCGAGGACCGTGGCATCCTCTACGCCCCCGACTACTGCGTGAACTCCGGCGGCGTGATCCAGGTCGCCGACGAGCTCGAAGGCTTCTCGTTCGAGCGCGCCGAACACCGCGCCACGGGCATCTTCGACACCACGCGGGCCGTGTTCGAGCTGGCTCGCACCGACAGTGTGCCGCCGGCAATCGCGGCCGACCGCCTCGCCGAGCGCCGCATGCGCGACGTCGGTCGCCTGCGCGGGATCTGGCTCAACGGCTGA
- a CDS encoding DUF3073 domain-containing protein, with protein MGRGRAKAKQTKVARDLKYRTHETDFGALASELHGDSGKEEQVDPEVLEKWSDVIEPSRRD; from the coding sequence ATGGGGCGCGGCCGAGCTAAAGCCAAGCAGACGAAGGTCGCACGCGACCTGAAGTACCGCACGCACGAGACGGACTTCGGGGCACTTGCCAGTGAGCTACATGGCGACAGCGGCAAAGAAGAGCAGGTCGATCCCGAGGTGCTCGAGAAGTGGTCCGACGTCATCGAGCCCTCGCGCCGCGACTGA